In the Pseudoalteromonas tunicata genome, one interval contains:
- a CDS encoding nucleotide triphosphate diphosphatase NUDT15, protein MKHVVRVGIAVIIKRGNRILLGERLGAHGAHTWATPGGHLEFGESIEQCAKREVFEETGLVVSALQKLGFTNDIFVKDGKHYVTLFMLAECEEGEAQVLEPNKCVQWQWFAQNTLPEPLFLSLANFLAEQPDLVFSDVE, encoded by the coding sequence ATGAAACACGTTGTGCGAGTGGGTATTGCTGTGATCATTAAACGTGGCAACCGTATTTTATTGGGGGAGCGGCTTGGTGCACATGGCGCTCATACTTGGGCAACACCCGGTGGCCATTTAGAGTTTGGTGAAAGCATTGAGCAATGCGCCAAGCGCGAAGTGTTTGAAGAAACAGGGTTGGTTGTTTCAGCGTTGCAAAAACTCGGTTTTACTAATGATATTTTTGTAAAAGACGGCAAACATTATGTCACTTTATTTATGCTTGCTGAGTGCGAAGAGGGTGAGGCGCAGGTTTTAGAGCCTAACAAATGTGTGCAATGGCAATGGTTTGCGCAAAACACTTTACCAGAACCACTCTTTTTATCGTTAGCTAACTTTTTAGCAGAGCAGCCTGATTTAGTATTTAGCGATGTTGAGTAA
- a CDS encoding PepSY-associated TM helix domain-containing protein: MTKKQLYKMHGWAGLFCLIPFMLICLTGSILVFKTEIDMWLMPDIAAVVEGEQRLNANRLLQQIHQHYPDYELGSWELLGNNGQADRIYLIKQGTDIWYKAHINPFTGDKLSEPTLMSHYLTDWLLELHYTLLLNDIRGLDEHLGTAFTSIFALLLIFLGISGLIIYRHFWRRIFTLRWDQRLLVVFSDLHKMVGTLASPILLVLGITGGYYNIAIYVHEWQEHQDGQEHHKISARLYNSDLNFEQLFTQTEQYLTGFETTYVLMPTEPKYPITLFGKVSSNNPLLSDYGSTLTFDAQTGNLLNSYDIRQQSFVMVMVDTFRKLHFGNFAGLTSKVIYTIVGLTPLLLGITGAYLWISRRNKRARKSHSINADSAVLNSKRCQN, encoded by the coding sequence ATGACTAAAAAACAACTTTACAAAATGCATGGCTGGGCGGGATTATTCTGCTTAATCCCCTTTATGTTAATTTGTCTTACCGGCAGTATTTTAGTATTTAAAACAGAAATCGATATGTGGCTAATGCCAGATATCGCTGCTGTGGTTGAAGGCGAGCAACGCCTTAATGCTAATCGATTATTGCAACAAATCCATCAGCACTATCCAGATTATGAGCTCGGCAGTTGGGAGTTACTCGGTAATAATGGCCAAGCAGACCGGATATATCTTATAAAACAGGGCACAGATATTTGGTATAAAGCGCATATCAACCCATTTACGGGTGACAAGCTCAGTGAACCGACCCTGATGAGTCATTATCTCACCGATTGGTTACTTGAGTTACACTACACTTTATTATTAAATGATATTAGAGGGTTAGATGAGCATTTAGGAACGGCTTTTACTAGTATTTTTGCCTTACTTTTAATTTTTTTAGGGATCTCAGGTCTGATTATTTATCGACACTTTTGGCGTCGTATATTTACCTTACGGTGGGATCAGCGCTTGTTAGTGGTCTTTAGTGATCTCCATAAAATGGTTGGCACCCTTGCGTCACCTATTTTATTAGTACTTGGCATCACCGGAGGTTATTACAATATCGCTATTTATGTTCATGAGTGGCAAGAACACCAAGATGGGCAAGAGCATCATAAAATAAGCGCTCGTTTATACAATAGTGATCTCAATTTTGAACAGCTGTTCACCCAAACAGAACAATACCTAACAGGGTTTGAAACAACCTATGTATTAATGCCAACTGAGCCCAAATATCCAATCACCTTGTTTGGCAAAGTCAGCAGTAATAATCCCCTTTTAAGTGATTATGGCAGCACCTTAACGTTTGATGCCCAAACAGGTAATCTGCTTAATAGTTACGATATCCGACAACAATCTTTTGTGATGGTCATGGTCGATACCTTCAGAAAGCTTCATTTTGGCAATTTCGCCGGACTCACAAGCAAAGTAATTTATACCATCGTTGGCTTAACACCTTTATTATTAGGGATTACAGGTGCTTATTTATGGATTTCAAGACGAAACAAACGCGCTAGAAAATCTCACTCGATTAATGCAGATTCAGCGGTACTAAACTCAAAAAGATGCCAAAATTAA
- a CDS encoding pre-peptidase C-terminal domain-containing protein, with translation MTLRHKSVLAIALLALAGNVYAGSKQHRLIWDTNPSSQATIGFSPSGSQNHQLKYGFDTNEQNWSTKPVTMSRTFAGSLVSHFVKLTNLPSNSSVYYRICDDSGCGERLWFKTAPTDNSPFVMVAGGDTRTGWTTRRQGNSLIAKIRPLFIMHGGDYTNANSASEMNSYLDDWQLTFSNDNIAGTSYKRIYPFIATHGNHEDNNFNTLCEVFGVDYDNNGQCNANDTFGAVKVSPLLKVYTLNSQFQNSGWASYASAMNTWLQQDLAANGSSVKWRFAQYHKPMYPHYTGKSDNTTLYNWWANHFYTYGMNLVVESDTHINKLTKAIKPSGSGFVETTSGGTVFVGEGSWGAPARSANNPRSWTLDLASIQQFKVISVTSDALAVRTAQFGSGAQTLSREQRAQDSLVLPDNVDWWLANGIGEVLPLIQTASGKTIIDTAPTDPTDPVDPPSSELINNQAVTNLTANKGQQLAFTFKVPAGAQNLSFSTRGGSGDVDLYIKFNVPATTNNYDCRPYEHGNAESCVVSNIQTGTYHVMLNAYSTFSGVSLVAKYDNSDSGGEPGGSDLFNDLSATADNWLYKSISVPSGVSKLTVTMSGGSGDADLYVQSDAQPTSSNYQCRPYKNGNSETCTINNPAATDWFFGIFAYKTFTGVTLSYRYE, from the coding sequence ATGACATTGCGCCATAAGTCCGTGCTTGCCATAGCGTTACTTGCGTTAGCAGGCAATGTTTATGCAGGCAGTAAGCAACATAGGTTGATTTGGGATACCAACCCAAGCAGCCAAGCCACTATTGGTTTTAGTCCCTCGGGCAGTCAAAATCATCAGCTAAAATATGGTTTTGATACCAATGAGCAAAATTGGTCAACAAAGCCAGTTACTATGAGTCGTACGTTTGCAGGTAGTTTAGTGAGCCACTTTGTTAAATTAACTAATTTGCCAAGCAACAGTTCGGTTTATTATCGAATTTGTGATGATAGTGGTTGTGGAGAGCGTTTGTGGTTTAAAACGGCCCCAACTGATAACAGCCCATTTGTGATGGTCGCAGGTGGAGACACCCGCACTGGTTGGACAACTCGGCGTCAAGGTAATAGCTTAATTGCTAAAATTCGTCCGCTTTTTATTATGCATGGGGGCGATTATACCAATGCAAATTCAGCCTCTGAAATGAACAGCTATTTGGATGATTGGCAGTTGACGTTTTCCAATGACAACATTGCAGGTACAAGTTATAAACGGATTTATCCATTTATTGCCACTCATGGTAATCATGAAGACAATAACTTTAATACTTTATGTGAAGTGTTTGGTGTTGATTACGATAACAATGGCCAATGTAATGCTAATGACACCTTTGGTGCGGTTAAGGTTTCGCCGTTACTTAAGGTGTACACTCTCAATAGCCAATTTCAAAATAGCGGTTGGGCGAGTTATGCTTCAGCGATGAATACTTGGTTGCAGCAAGATTTAGCGGCTAATGGTAGTAGTGTTAAATGGCGTTTTGCGCAGTACCATAAACCTATGTATCCGCACTACACTGGTAAATCAGACAATACCACCCTCTATAATTGGTGGGCGAATCACTTTTATACTTATGGCATGAATTTGGTGGTTGAATCCGATACTCATATTAACAAACTCACCAAAGCAATTAAGCCCAGCGGCAGTGGCTTTGTAGAAACTACATCGGGCGGCACTGTGTTCGTTGGTGAGGGCAGTTGGGGCGCACCTGCACGCTCTGCAAATAACCCACGTTCATGGACGCTTGATTTAGCCAGTATTCAACAATTTAAAGTGATAAGCGTGACTAGTGATGCCCTTGCGGTACGCACTGCCCAATTTGGTTCTGGTGCACAAACCCTGAGTCGTGAGCAGCGTGCGCAAGACTCACTGGTTTTGCCTGATAATGTCGATTGGTGGCTTGCAAACGGTATTGGTGAGGTATTGCCACTTATCCAGACTGCGTCTGGTAAAACCATTATTGATACAGCGCCAACCGATCCGACTGATCCTGTTGATCCTCCGAGCTCTGAGCTTATCAATAATCAAGCAGTCACTAATCTTACAGCCAATAAAGGCCAGCAATTGGCGTTTACCTTCAAAGTGCCAGCGGGCGCACAAAATCTCAGCTTTAGTACCCGAGGTGGCAGTGGAGATGTTGATTTATATATAAAATTTAATGTTCCAGCCACTACTAATAATTACGATTGTCGTCCTTATGAACATGGTAATGCAGAAAGCTGTGTCGTTAGTAATATCCAAACAGGTACCTATCATGTGATGCTCAATGCCTACAGCACCTTTAGTGGTGTGAGTTTGGTGGCCAAATACGACAACAGTGATTCAGGTGGGGAGCCAGGAGGCAGTGATTTATTTAATGATTTATCTGCCACAGCCGATAATTGGCTATATAAAAGTATCTCAGTACCAAGTGGTGTGAGTAAATTAACCGTAACCATGTCAGGTGGCAGCGGTGACGCAGACTTATATGTCCAAAGTGATGCTCAACCCACAAGCAGCAACTATCAATGCCGACCTTATAAAAATGGTAATAGCGAAACCTGTACTATTAATAATCCTGCGGCCACAGACTGGTTTTTTGGCATCTTTGCGTATAAAACATTTACCGGTGTAACGCTCAGTTACCGTTACGAGTAA
- a CDS encoding phosphate ABC transporter substrate-binding protein: protein MHKPCNVNRLSILAAIMLSGLSTTFGASAEIAVIVNTANNTTLEKADIEKIFTGRMKSYPDGNVAIPMNAAKNMSTRDEFNQSVLGRTSSQVNAYWSKLVFTGKGNMPMELASDAEIISTISSNKGAIGYVSVSSVTDDVKVIAKF from the coding sequence ATGCATAAACCATGTAACGTAAATCGACTAAGTATATTAGCCGCCATCATGCTCTCAGGGTTATCCACCACTTTTGGAGCCTCAGCCGAAATTGCCGTAATTGTTAACACCGCCAACAATACCACTCTTGAAAAAGCAGATATCGAAAAAATATTTACCGGTCGGATGAAGTCTTATCCCGACGGAAATGTTGCGATACCTATGAATGCCGCAAAAAACATGAGCACAAGGGATGAATTCAATCAAAGCGTGCTTGGGCGAACCAGCAGCCAAGTAAACGCTTACTGGTCTAAGTTGGTATTCACAGGTAAAGGTAATATGCCGATGGAACTTGCATCCGATGCCGAAATTATTTCAACAATATCATCAAATAAAGGAGCGATTGGCTATGTTAGCGTTTCGTCCGTAACTGATGATGTCAAAGTAATTGCTAAATTTTAG
- the katG gene encoding catalase/peroxidase HPI, producing MLKQPTATISKLAIAVSMLISANAQATNDIKTNQFWWPEQLNLSPLRAHGEESNPMGENFNYKAAFLSLDLNQVKADIEQVLTQSQDWWPADYGHYGPFFIRMAWHAAGTYRVHDGRGGAGGGQQRFDPLNSWPDNANLDKARRLLWPIKQKYGHNLSWADLIALTGNVALESMGFKTFGYAGGREDDWEPDYVYWGPESKFLADERRDKKGKLKGPLAAVEMGLIYVNPEGPHGNPDPIASANDIRMSFGRMAMNDEEIVALIAGGHSFGKAHGAKKAGCLDVAPAAAAIEEQGFGWKNKCGKGNAEDTITSGLEGAWTVTPTRWSINYLQNLFAYNWVQTKSPAGATQWIPENNQAANLVPDAHIEGKRHAPIMFTTDIALKEDPEFNKISQRFLNDPKEFELAFAKAWFKLNHRDMGPRARYLGSEVPKEILLWQDYIPEVNHPLVNEKDITSLKNAILSSGLTVPELVRVAWGSAASYRDTDMRGGANGARIRLAPQNEWAVNNPAEVSKVLAKLEAIQTQFNKKSSKRKISLADIIVLAGASAIEQAAKEAGHTVKVPFTPGRMDASQEMTDVESFKVLEPKADAFRNFYSEQSYFSPAEMLIERADLLNLTVPEMTVLLGGMRALNANTNGAQHGVLTAKPGTLNNDFFVNLLDMSTKWTKSGTEGVYEGHDRKTNQLKWTATPVDLIFGSNSELRSMAEVYAAQGAEKKFVEDFVSAWSKVMKLDRFDLR from the coding sequence ATGTTAAAACAACCTACCGCGACAATTTCAAAACTAGCGATTGCCGTGTCAATGCTAATAAGTGCCAATGCCCAAGCCACTAATGATATTAAAACCAATCAATTTTGGTGGCCTGAACAGCTCAACCTAAGCCCACTTCGCGCCCATGGTGAAGAATCTAACCCAATGGGTGAAAATTTTAATTATAAAGCAGCTTTTCTCAGTCTTGATTTAAACCAAGTCAAAGCTGACATTGAGCAAGTCCTCACACAATCACAAGATTGGTGGCCTGCCGATTACGGTCATTATGGTCCATTTTTTATTCGTATGGCCTGGCATGCAGCTGGGACCTATCGTGTTCATGACGGCCGAGGTGGTGCTGGTGGCGGTCAACAACGTTTCGATCCACTCAATAGCTGGCCAGATAACGCCAACCTTGATAAAGCGCGCCGTTTGCTTTGGCCAATTAAACAAAAATATGGCCACAACCTTTCTTGGGCTGACTTAATCGCGTTAACAGGTAACGTGGCACTTGAATCAATGGGCTTCAAAACCTTTGGTTATGCTGGTGGCCGTGAAGATGATTGGGAGCCAGACTACGTTTATTGGGGCCCAGAAAGCAAATTTTTAGCTGACGAGCGCCGCGACAAAAAAGGCAAATTGAAAGGGCCTTTAGCTGCGGTTGAAATGGGGCTAATTTACGTAAACCCAGAAGGACCACATGGCAACCCTGATCCAATTGCATCAGCTAACGACATTCGCATGTCATTTGGTCGTATGGCAATGAATGATGAAGAAATTGTTGCACTTATTGCAGGCGGACATTCTTTTGGTAAAGCCCATGGCGCTAAAAAAGCCGGCTGCCTTGATGTTGCACCCGCAGCCGCGGCCATTGAAGAGCAAGGATTTGGCTGGAAAAATAAATGCGGCAAAGGTAATGCTGAAGATACCATCACCAGTGGTTTAGAAGGTGCATGGACTGTGACTCCTACCCGTTGGTCAATCAACTACTTACAAAACTTGTTTGCTTACAACTGGGTACAAACTAAAAGCCCAGCAGGCGCAACGCAGTGGATCCCTGAAAACAACCAAGCGGCCAACTTAGTACCAGATGCGCATATTGAAGGTAAACGTCATGCACCAATTATGTTTACAACCGATATCGCGTTAAAAGAAGATCCTGAATTTAATAAGATTTCACAGCGTTTTCTTAACGATCCAAAAGAGTTTGAGCTCGCCTTTGCCAAAGCATGGTTTAAACTCAATCACCGTGATATGGGACCAAGAGCCCGCTATTTAGGCAGCGAAGTACCGAAAGAAATCTTATTATGGCAAGACTACATTCCAGAGGTGAACCACCCTTTAGTGAATGAAAAGGACATTACATCCCTTAAAAACGCCATTTTAAGCTCAGGTTTAACGGTGCCAGAATTAGTACGTGTTGCATGGGGGTCGGCTGCAAGTTATCGTGATACCGATATGCGCGGTGGTGCAAATGGTGCACGTATTCGTTTAGCGCCACAAAACGAATGGGCGGTTAATAACCCTGCAGAAGTCAGTAAAGTATTAGCTAAACTCGAAGCAATCCAAACGCAATTTAACAAAAAGTCGAGTAAAAGAAAAATATCTCTGGCAGATATAATTGTTTTAGCAGGCGCAAGTGCCATTGAACAAGCAGCAAAAGAAGCGGGCCACACAGTTAAAGTACCATTTACTCCAGGGCGAATGGATGCCTCGCAAGAAATGACTGATGTCGAATCATTCAAAGTGCTTGAACCGAAAGCCGATGCATTTCGTAACTTTTACAGCGAACAAAGCTACTTTTCACCGGCTGAAATGCTGATTGAACGGGCAGACTTACTCAATCTAACCGTGCCAGAAATGACCGTATTACTCGGTGGTATGCGCGCCCTAAATGCCAATACCAATGGCGCACAACATGGGGTGTTGACCGCAAAACCGGGCACGTTAAACAATGACTTTTTTGTTAACTTACTCGATATGTCAACCAAGTGGACAAAATCAGGTACCGAAGGTGTCTACGAAGGCCATGATCGCAAAACAAATCAGCTTAAATGGACAGCAACACCAGTTGATTTAATTTTTGGTTCTAATTCAGAACTACGCTCAATGGCCGAAGTATATGCAGCCCAAGGTGCTGAGAAAAAATTTGTTGAAGACTTTGTTTCCGCATGGAGCAAGGTAATGAAACTAGACCGTTTTGATTTACGTTAA
- a CDS encoding TonB-dependent siderophore receptor gives MPFSHLSLIALAVSSILTQPTYANTIADDSIEKITVSGDQYNQYKPSSTNVASKLGILAKETPQAISVVGQQQIKDFALSNMNDVLNNTAAINVEQIETDRTYYNARGFAVNNIQIDGLGLPLINDNTHGQMDMALYDQVEIVRGANGIMTGAGSPSATISLKRKRPTTDLMVNFSTTFGSWDKQRFESDISGAITDSLRARAVLSQDKSESYLDRYSTNSQLVYGVLDYAFNADTLITFGHSEHSNQSKGNLWGALTLYYGDGTATDYAINTNTSANWSRWDVNESRSFIDFSHNISPDWQLRLMYNRVRTDEDSELFYTYLTDSAVGLDPKTGLGLTGYASEYDINDKQDMFDAYVSGSFNAFGRAHELVAGASYARLDYIDVSLYDFHTGNGFPTMPRIEDFTGNTPYPEFIDGLTGGQVENTQTSAYLSARFNLADGLHLLTGMRYNRWQTQGESYNKPQLRDDDKVVPYLGLTYVLTDAITAYSSYTETFMSQKERDANWDLIAPLTGQATEVGIKADLFDGDALLTAAWFDIKQVNLAVPAAKAPNPVTGIEEDVYKAADGISSKGIEFEVAGKLSDTLNGVVGLTDFAIDGDEQVSAYTVKRSVDISLTWSPTLLDGLRFGVNAKWQEAIWRNQGVVSALYANAGQEIITHQPAVTRINLMASYDINKHLALAFNANNITNKKYLNSLQWAQGFYAPPQHYSVSLNWAF, from the coding sequence ATGCCGTTTTCGCATTTATCACTTATTGCTTTGGCCGTTTCATCAATTCTTACGCAACCCACTTACGCAAATACAATTGCAGACGATTCGATTGAAAAAATTACTGTTTCGGGTGACCAATATAATCAGTACAAACCAAGCTCAACCAATGTTGCAAGTAAACTAGGGATCTTGGCAAAAGAAACCCCGCAGGCAATCTCTGTTGTTGGGCAACAGCAAATAAAAGATTTTGCTTTATCAAATATGAATGATGTGCTTAACAATACTGCTGCTATTAATGTTGAACAAATAGAAACTGATCGCACTTATTACAATGCCCGAGGTTTTGCGGTCAATAACATTCAAATCGACGGGCTAGGTTTACCGCTGATTAATGACAATACGCATGGCCAAATGGACATGGCGCTGTATGATCAAGTCGAAATAGTGCGCGGTGCCAATGGCATTATGACAGGGGCAGGTAGCCCATCGGCCACCATTAGCTTAAAACGTAAACGCCCCACCACTGATTTGATGGTAAATTTCAGCACCACTTTTGGCTCTTGGGATAAACAACGATTTGAAAGCGATATTTCAGGTGCCATAACAGACTCATTACGTGCGCGCGCAGTGCTCAGCCAAGATAAATCAGAGTCTTATTTAGATCGCTATTCAACAAATAGCCAACTTGTTTATGGTGTGCTTGATTATGCGTTTAATGCAGATACGCTCATTACTTTTGGCCACAGTGAGCACAGCAATCAATCTAAAGGCAATTTATGGGGCGCATTGACGCTGTATTATGGCGATGGAACGGCCACTGACTATGCAATAAACACCAATACATCTGCCAACTGGTCGCGATGGGATGTCAATGAAAGCCGCAGTTTTATTGATTTTAGCCATAACATCTCTCCTGATTGGCAACTTCGTTTAATGTACAACCGCGTGCGTACCGATGAAGACTCTGAATTATTTTATACCTATCTAACCGACAGCGCAGTGGGTCTAGACCCAAAAACTGGTTTAGGCCTCACAGGTTATGCCAGCGAGTACGATATAAATGATAAACAAGATATGTTTGATGCTTATGTCAGTGGTAGTTTTAATGCGTTTGGCCGCGCTCATGAACTGGTGGCTGGAGCCAGTTATGCACGCTTAGATTATATTGATGTTTCTTTATATGATTTTCATACTGGCAATGGCTTCCCTACTATGCCACGCATTGAAGACTTTACTGGAAATACCCCTTATCCAGAATTCATTGATGGTTTGACCGGTGGCCAAGTTGAAAATACGCAAACATCAGCGTACCTTTCTGCACGTTTTAATCTTGCAGATGGCCTGCACTTACTCACAGGAATGCGTTATAACCGCTGGCAAACGCAAGGTGAATCCTACAACAAACCGCAATTGCGTGACGATGATAAGGTCGTCCCTTACCTTGGCCTAACATACGTACTCACTGATGCGATTACTGCATACAGCAGCTATACCGAAACCTTTATGTCGCAAAAAGAACGCGATGCCAATTGGGACCTTATCGCTCCACTCACGGGCCAAGCAACCGAAGTTGGTATTAAAGCCGACTTATTTGACGGTGATGCCCTGCTTACGGCGGCTTGGTTTGACATCAAACAAGTCAATTTAGCGGTCCCTGCGGCAAAAGCGCCCAATCCCGTTACTGGTATTGAAGAAGATGTTTACAAAGCTGCAGACGGCATTTCAAGCAAAGGAATTGAGTTTGAAGTCGCGGGCAAACTGAGTGACACACTCAATGGGGTAGTGGGTCTAACTGATTTTGCTATTGATGGCGATGAACAAGTCAGTGCTTATACTGTCAAACGTTCTGTCGATATATCGCTCACCTGGTCTCCTACATTACTAGATGGTCTGCGTTTTGGCGTTAATGCCAAATGGCAGGAGGCTATTTGGCGTAATCAAGGGGTTGTTTCTGCACTTTACGCCAATGCTGGTCAAGAGATAATAACTCACCAACCTGCAGTCACTCGCATTAATTTAATGGCGTCTTACGACATTAATAAACACCTTGCATTGGCCTTCAATGCTAACAACATTACGAATAAAAAATACCTTAATAGCTTGCAATGGGCACAAGGATTTTATGCACCACCACAGCATTATAGTGTGAGCCTCAATTGGGCATTTTAA
- a CDS encoding ethylbenzene dehydrogenase-related protein produces MLFTSLLTGLRISLVSHDTFAFLSAILPQGRVHQWHFYSGVILSCVAVFYLLRVKKIRPVRQLLNTKQRYHRFINRIGYLGLTLTLLTGWLHWLALDLAWFNGNWHYLSVFTILLYLVLHGYVYWLECGVGIFKRVFPRRLIYQPVVWLSLSCSFGFALLVYALVVSPLKTKALVVQPIPLATVIDIDGQGNEASWQYAPAIIIQTHGGANFVNGQTKVEIKALSNSEEVYFLFRWADPSASLLHLPLEKTLDGWQVKEHGFYQFNETKFYEDKFAVMLSPSCEHGGDGTTHLGPEPLAGKPKNFHGKGYHASLDGKPRDLWHWKALRTNDMFLADDNHIGAPLLAQSGSRRYSAGYFVDSKESGAYVMNWQWYSPKGITPKRLPKDSNLSLNLALAASVAPWFDYQPYQASLDSYPVGSVLPSVLYRSNRFEGDRADVRARGEWLDGFWTLEMVRKREIRSPNDVPLVQGTCMWVSAFDASQIAHTRHDRPVQLVFSSL; encoded by the coding sequence TTGCTTTTTACCAGTCTTTTAACAGGCTTACGGATTAGTTTAGTCAGCCATGATACTTTTGCGTTTTTATCAGCCATTTTACCGCAAGGCCGTGTCCATCAGTGGCATTTTTATAGCGGCGTAATACTCAGTTGTGTCGCAGTGTTTTATTTACTTCGCGTAAAAAAAATCCGGCCTGTTCGTCAACTTCTTAATACTAAGCAGCGTTATCATCGCTTTATTAATCGTATTGGCTATCTTGGATTAACGTTAACTTTGTTGACTGGCTGGTTGCATTGGCTGGCACTGGATTTAGCTTGGTTTAATGGTAATTGGCATTATTTGAGTGTCTTCACTATTTTACTGTATTTGGTATTGCATGGTTATGTGTATTGGCTTGAATGTGGTGTCGGTATTTTCAAACGAGTTTTCCCAAGAAGGCTTATTTATCAACCAGTTGTTTGGTTGAGTTTGTCTTGTAGTTTTGGTTTCGCTTTGCTGGTTTATGCCTTGGTTGTAAGCCCCTTAAAAACAAAAGCACTTGTTGTTCAACCGATCCCTTTAGCGACCGTGATAGATATTGATGGCCAAGGAAATGAAGCGAGCTGGCAATACGCCCCTGCGATAATAATACAGACTCATGGTGGGGCCAATTTTGTCAATGGTCAAACCAAGGTCGAAATTAAAGCGCTGTCTAATTCAGAGGAGGTCTATTTTTTATTTCGCTGGGCTGATCCGAGTGCAAGCTTATTACACTTGCCGCTTGAAAAAACACTTGATGGTTGGCAGGTCAAAGAGCATGGTTTTTATCAATTTAATGAAACGAAATTCTATGAAGATAAGTTTGCGGTCATGCTCTCGCCAAGTTGTGAGCATGGTGGTGATGGCACTACGCATTTAGGGCCTGAACCTTTAGCGGGTAAACCTAAAAATTTTCATGGCAAAGGTTATCATGCCAGTTTAGATGGAAAACCCCGAGATCTGTGGCATTGGAAGGCATTGCGCACCAATGATATGTTTTTGGCCGATGATAACCATATTGGCGCCCCTTTATTAGCGCAAAGTGGCAGTCGTCGTTATAGTGCTGGGTACTTTGTTGATAGCAAAGAAAGCGGCGCTTATGTGATGAATTGGCAGTGGTATTCCCCTAAGGGTATTACGCCTAAACGTTTACCTAAAGACTCAAACCTATCTCTCAACCTGGCTTTAGCTGCGTCGGTCGCCCCTTGGTTTGATTATCAACCCTATCAGGCATCGTTAGATTCATACCCTGTAGGCAGTGTTTTGCCTTCGGTGCTGTATCGCTCCAATCGTTTTGAAGGTGATCGTGCTGATGTCAGGGCTCGGGGTGAGTGGCTTGATGGTTTTTGGACACTTGAAATGGTACGTAAACGCGAGATTCGTTCACCTAATGATGTGCCATTAGTACAAGGCACTTGTATGTGGGTTTCGGCATTTGATGCTTCACAAATTGCCCATACTCGCCACGACCGTCCTGTGCAATTGGTATTTAGCTCGCTATGA
- a CDS encoding DUF1566 domain-containing protein, with the protein MLLSLMLLGLIGFLSYRDHSLPLQTQDSRWQKINRAGVKLSAWQGPWSCVYDLEQHLLWEVKTNDESIHDGDWTYSWFIAQQGQANSGDCYFEQARCDTTDLINRSNQTQLCGVQGWRLPTQAELTALLQHHDRVGQVHVATDYFLHLKHGDYWTSNANQPLSGIYQHLKQGAIAINMSQGSVVTLPYRNAAFVMLVSDVNPKGINTTVHSPQNRVH; encoded by the coding sequence ATGTTACTTTCACTTATGCTGCTAGGACTGATTGGTTTTTTGAGTTATCGCGATCATTCGCTCCCTTTACAAACGCAAGATAGCCGCTGGCAAAAAATTAACCGTGCGGGCGTAAAGTTATCGGCTTGGCAAGGACCTTGGAGCTGTGTTTATGACCTAGAACAACATCTACTTTGGGAAGTTAAAACCAATGATGAATCGATTCATGATGGTGATTGGACGTACTCGTGGTTTATTGCCCAGCAAGGTCAAGCTAACAGTGGCGATTGCTATTTTGAACAAGCGCGATGTGATACCACAGACTTAATTAATCGCAGTAATCAAACTCAATTGTGTGGGGTGCAAGGATGGCGGTTGCCTACGCAAGCAGAGTTAACAGCTTTGTTGCAACACCATGACAGAGTAGGTCAAGTGCATGTTGCTACTGATTATTTTTTGCATCTTAAACATGGCGATTATTGGACATCTAATGCAAATCAACCTTTATCGGGTATTTACCAACATTTGAAACAAGGCGCTATTGCCATCAATATGAGTCAAGGAAGTGTTGTTACCTTACCTTATCGTAATGCTGCTTTTGTGATGCTGGTCAGTGATGTGAACCCAAAAGGAATTAATACAACAGTTCATTCACCACAAAACAGAGTCCACTAA